In Halostella salina, a single window of DNA contains:
- a CDS encoding bacterio-opsin activator domain-containing protein, with protein sequence MGDGSGRRYRGARAGDAGHRRRGSERGDSRLLPRVVEGTDTDYVENREFCTETDGTESEPSVWAVRIGEPKFVQDFRDLFETPWRDAAIEHGYRSGAALPLLHDGIPFGVLAVYHEEPNRYDGAERQLLTDLADTVAFAIHSLEAGRALSSDRVHEATLQVSGDGYYLLDVVSEAAPGAADAAVTVQGTMPTGDGELLQYLRLDGIPVEAFRTAVTDIGGDDTPRFQVTVSGAVPEVDLASLGAVVRSASVTATSAVLEAELPAKRDRRSFVDVLEERYGSATMLSCVEAEREETARIRVDTHALTEKQATSLEAAFHHGYFE encoded by the coding sequence GTGGGCGACGGTTCTGGCCGACGATATCGAGGAGCGCGAGCCGGCGATGCAGGTCACCGTCGCCGGGGGAGCGAACGAGGCGACTCGCGGCTGCTGCCACGCGTCGTTGAGGGGACCGACACCGACTACGTCGAGAACCGGGAGTTCTGTACCGAGACGGACGGGACCGAAAGCGAGCCGAGCGTCTGGGCGGTCCGGATAGGGGAGCCGAAGTTCGTTCAGGACTTCCGCGACCTGTTCGAGACGCCGTGGCGCGACGCGGCGATCGAGCACGGGTACCGCTCCGGGGCGGCGCTCCCGTTGCTTCACGACGGCATCCCGTTCGGCGTGCTGGCGGTGTACCACGAGGAACCCAACCGGTACGACGGGGCCGAGCGACAGCTGTTGACCGACCTCGCGGACACGGTCGCGTTCGCGATCCACAGCCTCGAAGCCGGCCGGGCGCTCTCGTCGGACCGCGTTCACGAGGCGACGCTTCAGGTGAGCGGCGACGGGTACTACCTGCTGGACGTCGTGAGCGAGGCAGCGCCCGGGGCCGCCGACGCCGCGGTGACCGTACAGGGGACGATGCCCACCGGCGACGGCGAACTGCTCCAGTACCTCCGCCTCGACGGGATCCCGGTGGAGGCGTTTCGGACGGCGGTCACGGACATCGGTGGGGACGACACCCCCCGATTCCAGGTCACGGTGTCGGGGGCCGTCCCGGAGGTCGACCTCGCGTCGCTGGGTGCCGTGGTGCGCTCGGCCTCGGTCACGGCGACGAGCGCGGTGCTGGAGGCCGAACTCCCCGCGAAACGCGACCGGCGCTCCTTCGTGGACGTGCTGGAAGAGCGGTACGGGTCGGCGACGATGCTGTCCTGTGTCGAAGCAGAACGGGAGGAGACGGCGCGAATCCGGGTCGACACGCACGCGCTCACCGAGAAGCAGGCAACGTCGCTGGAGGCGGCGTTTCATCACGGCTACTTCGAGTAG
- a CDS encoding alpha/beta hydrolase, with protein sequence MTANGLSRRTVLRLAGAGGLVTLAGCGGSGDDATTTTTDGSNETTTLLTTSDGTSASPTARPGTGTTQPTTGTTTPEATVAGLETTARRFVTDLASGDYGAARSAFAPSAREQVSTDQLETVWTSLERAAGRFVRIATTEHGTVEGRDLISVTVQFRNARQVLNLVFDDEGAVIGFRVAGSPDTGGSWSPPAYADRDAFAETEVSLSATDSCSLPGTLTMPAGEGQVPGVVLVHGSGPSDRDGTIGPNKPLKDLAWGVASRGVAVLRYEKRTAACRVDPATVTIDAEVTDDALTALARLREAERVRPGDTCVVGHSLGAMLAPRIVARSEQLAGGGMLAPPARSLLDLQIQQYEYLATLDGSVSDLERERIDAVRDAVERIRAGEVAEGELVLNAPPGYWESLESYDQVETAASLSRPLFIAQGGRDYQVTVEEDFRRWRDALTRANVTFERYPDLNHLFMPGEGTPNPSEYYRPNHVAEALVADLATWVRGVTGTG encoded by the coding sequence ATGACCGCGAACGGCCTCAGCAGACGGACGGTGCTCAGGCTCGCCGGTGCCGGCGGACTCGTCACTCTCGCCGGCTGTGGCGGGTCTGGCGACGATGCGACGACCACGACGACCGATGGGTCGAACGAAACCACGACGCTCCTGACGACGAGCGACGGTACGTCGGCGTCGCCGACGGCGCGGCCGGGAACCGGGACGACGCAGCCGACAACGGGAACCACCACCCCCGAAGCGACCGTTGCCGGGCTGGAGACGACGGCCCGTCGCTTCGTGACCGACCTCGCGAGCGGCGACTACGGGGCGGCCCGGAGCGCCTTTGCTCCGAGCGCCCGGGAGCAGGTGTCGACCGACCAGCTCGAAACGGTCTGGACCTCGCTCGAACGGGCTGCCGGGCGGTTCGTTCGGATCGCCACGACGGAACACGGGACGGTCGAGGGGCGGGACCTGATCAGCGTGACGGTACAGTTCCGGAACGCCCGGCAGGTCCTCAACCTCGTGTTCGACGACGAGGGGGCCGTGATCGGCTTCCGGGTCGCCGGGTCGCCGGACACGGGCGGGTCGTGGTCGCCGCCGGCGTACGCGGACCGCGACGCGTTCGCCGAGACCGAGGTGTCCCTGTCGGCGACCGACTCGTGTTCGCTCCCCGGGACGCTCACGATGCCGGCCGGCGAGGGGCAGGTGCCGGGCGTCGTGCTGGTCCACGGCTCCGGGCCGAGCGACCGCGACGGGACCATCGGCCCGAACAAGCCGCTGAAGGACCTCGCGTGGGGGGTGGCGAGCCGGGGCGTGGCCGTGCTCCGGTACGAGAAGCGGACCGCGGCCTGCCGGGTCGACCCGGCGACGGTGACGATAGATGCCGAGGTGACCGACGACGCGCTCACGGCGCTGGCCCGGCTTCGGGAGGCGGAGCGCGTCCGCCCCGGCGACACCTGCGTCGTCGGTCACAGCCTCGGCGCGATGCTCGCCCCGCGGATCGTTGCGCGGTCGGAGCAACTCGCCGGCGGCGGTATGCTCGCGCCGCCGGCGCGTTCGCTGCTCGACCTCCAGATCCAGCAGTACGAGTATCTGGCGACCCTCGACGGCTCCGTCAGCGACCTGGAGCGCGAGCGGATCGACGCCGTCCGTGACGCCGTCGAACGGATCCGCGCGGGCGAAGTCGCGGAGGGCGAACTCGTCCTCAACGCGCCGCCGGGCTACTGGGAGAGCCTGGAGTCGTACGACCAGGTCGAGACGGCGGCCTCTCTCTCCCGTCCGCTGTTCATCGCACAGGGCGGCCGCGACTACCAGGTCACCGTCGAGGAGGACTTCCGGCGGTGGCGGGACGCGCTGACGCGGGCGAACGTCACGTTCGAGCGCTACCCGGACCTCAACCACCTGTTCATGCCGGGGGAGGGGACGCCGAACCCGAGCGAGTACTATCGGCCGAACCACGTTGCCGAGGCGCTCGTGGCCGACCTGGCGACGTGGGTCCGCGGCGTCACTGGGACGGGGTGA
- a CDS encoding cob(I)yrinic acid a,c-diamide adenosyltransferase, whose protein sequence is MKIYTGRGDEGMTDLRDMSRVSKTSARIEAYGTVDELNALIGTVVPTGHDDVDEQLTGVQNHLHVVQADLANPDPDEDDPVVREEHVDQVEAWIDGYDDELEPLESFILPGGSEKGARLHHARTVCRRAERRVVALAGEEQINDLAVEYLNRLSDGLFTFARVVNEREGITADSPTY, encoded by the coding sequence ATGAAGATCTACACCGGCCGCGGCGACGAGGGGATGACGGACCTGCGGGACATGTCCCGCGTCTCGAAGACGAGCGCCCGGATCGAGGCGTACGGGACGGTCGACGAACTGAACGCGCTGATCGGCACCGTGGTTCCGACGGGGCACGACGACGTCGACGAGCAGCTGACCGGCGTCCAGAACCACCTCCACGTCGTGCAGGCCGACCTGGCGAACCCGGATCCCGACGAGGACGACCCCGTGGTGCGCGAGGAGCACGTCGACCAGGTAGAGGCGTGGATCGACGGCTACGACGACGAACTGGAGCCGCTGGAGTCGTTCATCCTGCCCGGCGGGAGCGAGAAGGGGGCGCGGCTCCACCACGCGCGGACCGTGTGCCGCCGCGCGGAGCGCCGCGTCGTCGCGCTGGCCGGCGAGGAGCAGATCAACGACCTCGCGGTCGAGTACCTCAACCGGCTCTCGGACGGCCTGTTCACCTTCGCCCGCGTGGTCAATGAGCGCGAGGGCATCACTGCGGACAGCCCGACGTACTGA
- a CDS encoding DUF7521 family protein codes for MTELTSLQLLFLVSDYVVVALALGIAYVAYTGARRNDSRPMLFIAAGFVLTFGVPGGIFLLGQVLPISTAVVGIITQTGEVAGMLSILYGFVAPARSSGME; via the coding sequence ATGACTGAACTCACCTCGCTCCAGCTCCTGTTTCTCGTCTCGGACTACGTCGTCGTCGCGCTCGCGCTCGGCATCGCCTACGTCGCCTACACCGGGGCCAGACGGAACGACAGCCGCCCGATGCTGTTCATCGCGGCCGGGTTCGTCCTGACGTTCGGCGTCCCCGGCGGTATCTTCCTGCTCGGGCAGGTCCTTCCGATCTCCACCGCTGTCGTCGGGATCATCACCCAGACCGGCGAGGTGGCCGGAATGCTGTCGATCCTGTACGGCTTCGTGGCTCCTGCCCGGTCGTCGGGGATGGAGTAA
- a CDS encoding thiamine pyrophosphate-binding protein — protein sequence MGTTRTGAELFVEALERYGVERVFGNPGTTELPLVSALGGSDLEYVLGLHEDVAVGMAGGYASTRRYHAHDDPSVLPVGVANLHIAPGVAHGLGNLYAARMAGAPLVVTAGNHSTDFRHEEPILSGDLVDLAENFTKWSAEVLDVSALPTMLRRAFRVALTPPTGPVFLALPLDVTTAETDADPEPLGPIPNAGRGDPAQVDRAAELLAAADAPAMVVGDGVARSEGGVDAAVELAEAAGLRVFGEILASEVDFPTEHEQWVTFVPPDEGMAATLMETDTLLFAGCSTNTTLTRHERPLVDPDTTCIHVSDDAWQVGKNQPADAAVLGDPGLALSDVADAVRDRLDGTVRENRVEQVRALRESMAGTVRAMGEDDAPDDPRPSKAELVDELLAAAPDAYVVDEGVTAKYPLLTRWPLEEGGLISNKGGGLGYGLPAAVGAAVAESERAEPRDVVGFVGDGSYLYYPQAIYSAARHGVDLTVVVPDNRNYRILKDNAADLLGDDAAESLVGVDFDPAVDLVANAESHGAAATQVKTPENIVPAVADALAEDGPSVVDVLVHD from the coding sequence ATGGGAACGACACGCACCGGCGCGGAGCTGTTCGTCGAGGCGCTGGAGCGGTACGGCGTCGAGCGCGTCTTCGGCAACCCCGGCACGACGGAGCTGCCGCTCGTCTCGGCGCTCGGCGGGAGCGACCTTGAGTACGTGCTCGGCCTGCACGAGGACGTTGCCGTCGGGATGGCCGGCGGGTACGCCAGCACCCGGCGCTACCACGCTCACGACGACCCGAGCGTGCTGCCGGTCGGCGTCGCCAACCTCCACATCGCGCCCGGCGTCGCCCACGGCCTCGGCAACCTCTACGCCGCCCGGATGGCCGGCGCGCCGCTGGTCGTCACCGCCGGCAACCACAGCACCGACTTCCGCCACGAGGAGCCGATCCTCTCCGGCGACCTGGTCGACCTCGCGGAGAACTTCACGAAGTGGAGTGCGGAGGTACTGGACGTTTCGGCGCTCCCGACGATGCTCCGCCGGGCATTCCGCGTCGCGCTCACGCCGCCGACCGGCCCCGTCTTCCTCGCGCTCCCCCTGGACGTGACGACCGCCGAGACCGACGCTGATCCGGAACCGCTCGGGCCGATCCCGAACGCGGGCCGGGGCGACCCCGCGCAGGTCGACCGGGCGGCGGAACTGCTCGCAGCCGCCGACGCGCCGGCGATGGTCGTCGGCGACGGCGTCGCCCGGTCGGAGGGCGGCGTCGACGCCGCGGTCGAACTCGCCGAGGCCGCGGGGCTTCGCGTGTTCGGCGAGATCCTCGCCTCGGAGGTCGACTTCCCGACCGAGCACGAGCAGTGGGTCACCTTCGTCCCGCCGGACGAGGGGATGGCGGCGACGCTCATGGAGACCGACACGCTCCTCTTTGCGGGCTGTTCGACCAACACGACGCTGACCCGTCACGAGCGCCCGCTGGTCGATCCGGACACGACCTGCATCCACGTCAGCGACGACGCGTGGCAGGTCGGGAAGAACCAGCCGGCCGACGCCGCGGTGCTCGGCGACCCCGGCCTCGCCCTGTCCGATGTGGCGGACGCCGTTCGGGACCGCCTCGACGGGACGGTCCGCGAGAACCGCGTCGAGCAGGTCCGGGCGCTCCGGGAGTCCATGGCCGGGACGGTCCGGGCGATGGGCGAGGACGACGCCCCGGACGACCCGCGTCCGTCGAAGGCCGAACTCGTCGACGAACTGCTCGCGGCCGCGCCCGACGCCTACGTCGTCGACGAGGGCGTCACCGCGAAATACCCCCTGCTGACGCGCTGGCCGCTGGAGGAGGGCGGACTGATCTCGAACAAAGGCGGCGGGCTGGGCTACGGCCTGCCCGCCGCCGTCGGCGCGGCGGTCGCCGAAAGCGAGCGGGCGGAGCCGCGGGACGTGGTCGGCTTCGTCGGGGACGGCTCCTACCTCTACTATCCGCAGGCGATCTACTCCGCGGCGCGCCACGGCGTCGACCTGACCGTCGTCGTCCCGGACAACCGCAACTACCGCATCCTGAAGGACAATGCGGCCGACCTGCTCGGCGACGACGCTGCCGAGTCGCTCGTCGGCGTCGACTTCGACCCCGCTGTCGACCTCGTGGCCAATGCCGAGAGCCACGGCGCAGCCGCCACGCAGGTAAAAACGCCAGAGAACATCGTGCCCGCCGTCGCGGACGCGCTGGCCGAGGACGGCCCCTCCGTCGTGGACGTGCTGGTGCACGACTGA
- a CDS encoding metal-dependent hydrolase, whose translation MTLFHSLPGGHTAFLVVALLTHAFVGYALGAGLFDAPRAGLVGGVLADADLLLPAAWGFPLVHRGITHTLLALAVVTALVAAVGGRRPAAGLGVGYASQLAIDATTPMGVPLLYPLTDEFYGVVLGGHSAPVTFALWAACLGLLWRAERLHPTALRS comes from the coding sequence GTGACGCTCTTCCACAGCCTCCCGGGCGGCCACACCGCCTTCCTCGTCGTCGCCCTCCTCACCCACGCGTTCGTGGGCTACGCGCTCGGCGCGGGCCTGTTCGACGCACCCCGGGCGGGGCTGGTCGGGGGCGTGCTCGCCGACGCGGACCTGCTCCTGCCCGCAGCGTGGGGGTTCCCGCTCGTCCACCGGGGGATCACCCACACCCTGCTCGCGCTGGCGGTCGTCACCGCACTCGTGGCAGCGGTCGGCGGTCGGCGGCCCGCGGCCGGCCTCGGCGTCGGCTACGCCTCGCAGCTGGCCATCGACGCGACGACGCCGATGGGCGTGCCGCTCCTGTACCCCCTCACCGACGAGTTCTACGGCGTCGTCCTCGGCGGCCACTCCGCGCCGGTAACCTTCGCCCTGTGGGCGGCCTGTCTCGGCCTGCTGTGGCGGGCAGAGCGCCTGCACCCGACCGCACTGCGGTCCTGA
- a CDS encoding DUF7553 family protein, with the protein MNKHFEDARYYIKRAGEQAKKGVSEELEPVEERFRELTGREEEPEPSRLDRVREDLEEIEQRAEGEAKEAVADARERLRRYRED; encoded by the coding sequence ATGAACAAGCACTTCGAAGACGCTCGGTACTACATCAAGCGAGCGGGCGAACAGGCCAAGAAAGGCGTCAGCGAGGAACTCGAACCCGTCGAGGAACGGTTCCGCGAACTGACCGGCCGCGAGGAGGAGCCGGAGCCGAGCCGCCTCGACAGGGTCCGCGAGGACCTGGAAGAGATCGAACAGCGCGCCGAGGGCGAGGCCAAGGAGGCCGTCGCGGACGCACGCGAGCGGCTTCGCCGCTACCGGGAAGACTGA
- a CDS encoding DUF7838 family putative zinc beta-ribbon protein: MAQELDHYCPSCEDERTFWRAASTNLHLGEKVKWRCPDCDYAFLLIDGIDSSDADIEA; the protein is encoded by the coding sequence ATGGCTCAGGAACTGGACCACTACTGCCCATCCTGCGAGGACGAACGGACGTTCTGGCGCGCCGCCAGCACCAACCTCCACCTCGGCGAGAAAGTCAAGTGGCGGTGTCCCGACTGCGACTACGCGTTCCTCCTGATCGACGGCATCGACTCCAGCGACGCCGACATCGAGGCGTAA
- a CDS encoding helix-turn-helix domain-containing protein, translating to MAQSNRLDTVARLLEDDCTQTILKRTHDQPMTAAELTETCSASRATVFRRLDDLTDQDLLEKRTELDADGQQRTVYAATLDKVVVNLTDDGLEVTVTTRQRAADRFTDFVEGLYD from the coding sequence GTGGCGCAGTCGAACCGACTGGACACCGTCGCGCGGCTCCTCGAAGACGACTGCACGCAGACGATCCTCAAACGGACTCACGACCAACCCATGACGGCAGCGGAACTGACGGAGACGTGTTCGGCGTCCCGGGCGACGGTGTTCCGTCGGCTGGACGACCTCACCGACCAGGACCTGCTCGAAAAGCGAACGGAACTCGACGCCGACGGCCAGCAGCGAACGGTGTATGCCGCGACGCTCGACAAGGTCGTTGTGAACCTCACGGACGACGGCCTCGAAGTCACCGTGACGACGCGACAGCGTGCCGCCGACCGCTTTACCGACTTCGTGGAGGGACTGTATGACTGA
- a CDS encoding adenine deaminase C-terminal domain-containing protein, which produces MRRAQAVALGAGTADLVVENGRVLLTDLGEFRERDVAVVGDRVAAVPEDATPVVGDDTTVVDADGRAVVPGFVDAHTHADVFQTVETAYSSLLEGGTTTVVTEASAVGGAFGADGVRELLDAAADLPLAVRPTVPPHAFFDTFGEPADEATRADLLELLDDDRVVGVGESDWVHVVGRESPADELYDRAHERGKRVVGHGAGCADEKLTAFATVVDNDHEAIAGEEVTDRLERGIHPVGRSGSVRDDSEAIADAARRHDAALSLSTDGVWPGALADGEAMDGAVRRVVDHGIDPAEAIRMATLAPARHFGLDDRGSIAPGNVADIVVLDEAESVAVDTVVAGGGVVVRDGSATVEPREHDYPDAFYDSVAVDPVPETFRVPASAARDGAVRALHYRHGLITTATTVRPGTDGDSLTAAPDDDVAKAALLDRRPDEDAAFTGFITGLGLDEGAAATSLTWEAPGVAVVGVDDDAMARAARHVAAMGGGWAVARNGDVVADLPLRVAGVASDRPVPETADRFDAVNAGLRDIGFDIERPPLAVQTLTFLGVPSLKLTANGYADVFDRELVGLTPDE; this is translated from the coding sequence ATGAGACGGGCCCAGGCGGTCGCGCTCGGCGCGGGCACCGCGGACCTGGTCGTCGAAAACGGCCGCGTCCTGCTGACCGACCTCGGCGAGTTCCGCGAGCGCGACGTAGCGGTCGTCGGGGACCGGGTCGCCGCCGTCCCCGAGGACGCGACCCCTGTGGTCGGCGACGATACCACGGTCGTCGATGCCGACGGTCGCGCCGTCGTCCCCGGCTTCGTCGACGCACACACCCACGCCGACGTGTTCCAGACCGTCGAGACGGCGTACTCGAGCCTTCTGGAGGGCGGAACGACGACCGTGGTAACCGAAGCGTCCGCCGTCGGCGGCGCGTTCGGTGCCGACGGGGTCCGGGAACTGCTCGACGCCGCGGCGGACCTCCCGCTCGCCGTCCGGCCGACCGTCCCGCCGCACGCGTTCTTCGACACGTTCGGTGAACCGGCCGACGAAGCCACCCGGGCTGACCTGCTCGAACTGCTCGACGACGACCGCGTGGTCGGCGTCGGCGAGTCCGACTGGGTGCACGTCGTCGGCCGCGAGTCGCCCGCCGACGAACTGTACGACCGCGCCCACGAGCGCGGCAAGCGCGTCGTCGGCCACGGCGCGGGCTGCGCCGACGAGAAGCTCACCGCCTTCGCGACCGTCGTCGACAACGACCACGAGGCCATCGCGGGCGAGGAGGTAACCGACCGCCTCGAACGCGGGATCCACCCCGTCGGCCGGAGCGGGTCGGTCCGGGACGACAGCGAGGCCATCGCCGACGCCGCCCGCCGCCACGACGCCGCGCTCTCGCTGTCGACCGACGGCGTCTGGCCGGGGGCGCTGGCCGACGGCGAGGCGATGGACGGCGCGGTCCGCCGCGTGGTCGACCACGGCATCGACCCCGCCGAGGCGATCCGGATGGCGACGCTCGCGCCCGCCCGCCACTTCGGCCTGGACGACCGTGGCTCGATCGCACCCGGCAACGTCGCCGACATCGTCGTGCTCGACGAGGCGGAATCCGTCGCCGTCGACACGGTTGTCGCCGGCGGCGGGGTGGTCGTCCGCGACGGGAGCGCGACGGTCGAACCGCGGGAGCACGACTACCCCGACGCGTTCTACGACTCCGTCGCCGTCGACCCGGTACCAGAAACGTTCCGCGTCCCCGCGAGCGCCGCCCGGGACGGCGCAGTGCGCGCCCTCCACTACCGCCACGGGCTGATCACGACCGCGACGACCGTCCGGCCCGGCACCGACGGCGACTCGCTGACCGCGGCCCCGGACGACGACGTGGCGAAAGCCGCGTTGCTGGACCGCCGCCCCGACGAGGACGCCGCCTTTACCGGCTTCATCACCGGGCTCGGCCTGGACGAGGGAGCCGCAGCGACGAGTCTCACCTGGGAAGCGCCGGGCGTCGCGGTCGTCGGCGTCGACGACGACGCGATGGCCCGGGCCGCCCGCCACGTCGCCGCGATGGGCGGCGGCTGGGCGGTCGCCCGCAACGGTGACGTGGTCGCGGACCTGCCGCTCCGCGTCGCCGGCGTCGCGTCGGACCGCCCGGTCCCCGAGACTGCGGACCGGTTCGACGCGGTCAACGCCGGACTCCGTGACATCGGCTTCGACATCGAGCGGCCGCCGCTCGCCGTCCAGACGCTCACCTTCCTCGGCGTCCCCTCGCTCAAGCTGACGGCGAACGGCTACGCGGACGTGTTCGACCGGGAACTGGTCGGCCTGACGCCCGACGAGTGA
- a CDS encoding MBL fold metallo-hydrolase — MFSRLSIPTPFQVGPVNAYLAGRTLVDPGPDSEEAWSALLGELEARNLAPADIERVLVTHPHPDHFGLARRFRDAGAQVVTSRASADIVGDFAGRLSYEQDFFVDCFERHGMARSTAESVLELPEVYLEYAPSCETDRVLADGDQLTVADQTVTARAAEGHAAGELVFEYDGEGGREAVVGDQVLPDITPNPLLQPPLERGTERPRVLPAFNDSLDELREVGYDRVLPGHREIIDAPAERIAEIRAEHEDRSENVLAAVDGKTTAVDVMEDLFGDLPLTELFPGMSEAVGHLDVLELRGEVTRSEQGGVVLYERT, encoded by the coding sequence ATGTTCAGTCGGCTCTCCATCCCGACGCCGTTTCAGGTGGGGCCGGTCAACGCCTACCTCGCCGGCCGGACGCTGGTCGACCCGGGTCCGGACAGCGAGGAAGCGTGGTCCGCCCTCCTCGGGGAACTCGAAGCGCGGAACCTCGCCCCCGCGGACATCGAACGCGTGCTCGTCACCCACCCCCATCCCGACCACTTCGGGCTGGCGCGCCGCTTTCGCGACGCCGGCGCGCAGGTCGTCACGAGCCGGGCCTCGGCCGACATCGTCGGCGACTTCGCGGGGCGGCTATCGTACGAGCAGGACTTCTTCGTCGACTGCTTCGAGCGCCACGGGATGGCACGGTCGACCGCCGAGTCCGTCCTCGAACTCCCCGAGGTGTATCTGGAGTACGCGCCCTCCTGCGAGACAGACCGGGTTCTGGCCGACGGCGACCAGCTCACCGTCGCAGACCAGACGGTCACCGCGCGGGCCGCCGAGGGCCACGCCGCCGGCGAACTGGTCTTCGAGTACGACGGTGAGGGGGGCCGCGAGGCGGTCGTCGGCGACCAGGTGTTGCCCGACATCACGCCGAACCCGCTGCTCCAGCCGCCGCTGGAGCGTGGCACCGAGCGTCCCCGGGTCCTCCCGGCGTTCAACGACTCGCTCGACGAACTGCGGGAGGTCGGCTACGACCGCGTCCTGCCGGGCCACCGCGAGATCATCGACGCGCCGGCCGAGCGCATCGCCGAGATCCGCGCCGAGCACGAGGACCGCTCGGAGAACGTCCTCGCGGCCGTCGACGGGAAGACGACCGCCGTCGACGTGATGGAGGATCTCTTCGGCGACCTGCCCCTGACCGAGCTGTTCCCGGGGATGAGCGAGGCGGTCGGCCACCTCGACGTGCTCGAACTCCGCGGCGAAGTGACCCGGTCGGAACAGGGCGGCGTCGTCCTCTACGAGCGCACATGA